In the genome of Luteitalea pratensis, the window GATGGCCTTGCGCGCCGCACCGACCGACCAGCCGCGCTTGATCAGCCAGCTCGACACCCCGCCACCGAAGAAGTTGCCGGCGTCGGCCGCCAGAAATGGCACCCAGAAGGCGAGCAGTCCCTCTTCGACACTGAAGCCCCGGCTCACCAGGTAGATGGCGAACCAGTCCGTGATGAAGAACCACACCGGGTCGGTGAAGCTCTTGGACACGATGTAGCCCCATGTTTGCGGCAGCCGCAGCAGCGTGGCGTAGGGCAGGGCCTCGCCGCCGGCGTTCTCGGCCGGATCCACCTGATTGCGGTCGCGCAGGATCATGTCGCGCTCCTCCTCGGTGATCAGCGGGTGGTCCTCGGGCTTGCGGTAGAGCACGAGGAACAGCGCCATCCAGAGGAACCCGAGCGCGCCGGTGATGATGAACGCCGGACGCCAGCTGCCGAACGTGGCGTAGAGCGAGAGGACGAGCCACGGTGCGATGGCGGCGCCCACCGACGAGCCGCTGTCAAACAGCGCCACCGCCCATCCGGACTCGCGCCGCGGGAACCACTCCGACACGGCCTTGGTCGCGCCCGGCCAGTTGCCTGCTTCGCCCAGGCCGAGTGCGAAGCGCGCCGCCATGAAGGAGCCGAGGCCATTGGCCCACGCCGTCGAGATCGCGGCCAGCGAGTACCAGGCCACGCCCACCGAGAGCCCGCGCCGCGTGCCGAGGTGGTCGATCACGCGCCCCGCGATGGTCTGGCCCACGGCATAGGCGACGCGGAAAGCGATCAGCACCCGGGCAAAGTCCGAGTTGGTCCACCCGTAGAGCTTCTTGAGCTCCGGCGCGAGCACGCTCAACGTCTGCCGGTCGATGTAGTTGACGACCGTCGACAGGAAGAGCAGCCCACCGATGTACCACCGAAGCCCACGCACGCGCCGCGCCACCCGGTTGCTCCCGCGAAATCGTCCCGACAGGGGAAAGCGCGTGAAGCTTACCGCAGGGCCGGCTTATGCTTGAGAGTCATGTCGTGCCCGCCCGCTCGAGTCCTCGTCCGCCGCTGCGCCTGTGTTGCGCTTGCCATCCTCATCTTGGCGGCGTCGCCCGGCGCACAAGTCGCCGGTGGCCCGGGAGCCCCGGCGAGCCAGACGGCACGCTTCGATGCGCCGGCAGTCCGCCTCGTGCTGCTCATTGCCGTCGATCAGTTCCGCCCCGACTACCTGTCGCGGTTCGGCCCGCCCGAGGGCGGCCTGAAGACCCTGCTCACCCGCGGTGCGGTATTCACCTCCGCGTACCTCGAGCACGGCACCACGGTGACCGCCGTGGGCCACTCGACCATGCTGACAGGTTCGACGCCAGCGGTCAGCGGCATCATCGAGAACACCTGGTACGAGCGCGCCACGAAGACGACGGTCGAGAGCATCACTGACTCCACCGTGCAGATCGTCGGCGCGGCCGCGTCTGGCGGTGTCGGTGCGTCGCCGCGTCGCCTCCTGGTCCCCACGCTTGGCGATCAGATCAAGATGGCGTCGGCGGCCGCGCCGGGCACGCCGCTGGCGCCGCGGGTGATCGGCATCTCCCTCAAGGATCGCAGCGCGATCCTCCCCGCGGGCCACGCCGCTGACGCCGCCTACTTCTTCCGCGGCGGGCGTTTCGTCACGAGCACCTACTATCGTCCGGCCCTGCCTGCGTGGGTCGAGGCGGTCAACGCGCGCCGCATTGCCGATACGTACGCCGGCAAGCAGTGGACCTTCGATGGCGGTGCGCACGCGTATCCGGCAACGACCGGCGCCGCGCTCGACGCAGCCGTCGCCGCCAGCCCGGCAGGCAACGAGCTGGTGCTGGCGGTGGCCACGGCCGCCCTCGAGCACGAACAGCTCGGGCAGCGCGGCGTCACCGACGTGTTGACCGTCAGCTTCTCCGCCAACGACTCGGTGGGTCATGCCTATGGCCCGGAGTCGCCCGAAGTGCGGGACATCACTCACCAGACCGATCGTCAGCTGCAGACGTTGCTCGACGAGGTCGAGCGGCGCGTCGGCCTGCGGCAGACGCTGATTGCGTTCACTGCCGACCACGGCGTCGCGCCCAGGCCCGAGGCGGCGACGGCGTTGCGGATCCCGGGAGGACGGTTTCCCGCGACGGTGGTGAGCGACGCCATCGAATCGGCGCTGGTGGCCAAGTACGGCGCCGGGCCCTGGATCGAGAAGGCGCCGTCGCTGGCAAACATCTATCTCGATGTGGCGCTGATTGACGGCAAAGGCCTCGACCGCGCGGAGGTCCGGCGGGTCGCTGCTGAGGCCGTGTCGAGAGTCCCTCATGTCGCGCGGGTGTACACGCGCGACGCGATTCTCTCGGGCGCCGTACCCCGAGAGACGATTTCAGAACGGATCACGCGTGGCTATCACCGTGATCGCTCGGGCGACCTGCACGTGTTGCTGGAGCCACACTGGATCGCGGGCGGGGCGAACGCGACACATGGCACGCCCTACGGTTATGACGCGCACATTCCCTTGATCCTGATGGGGCCGGGTATCGTGCCGGGCAGGTACCGCGACCACGTCGCGTTGCAGGATCTGGCGCAGACGCTGGCGGCCGTTCTCGAGGTCGAGCCGCCGTCGGGTGCGCAGGGGCGAGTACTCGCCGAAGCGTTGCGCACGGATGGCGGTAGCGGCGCCAACGCCGCCGATCCGGCAGCGGCCGGGCGCACGCCGCCTGCGCACCGGCGGAACGCGCCGTGATCGCCGTTTCGGACACGATTGTGCTGCACGAGCGTGATCTCGAGGAGCGGTTCGTACGCGCCTCAGGCCCTGGCGGTCAGAACGTCAACAAGGTCGCGACAGCGGTGCAACTGCGCGTCGACGTCGCCGCCACGAGCCTGCCGACTCCGGTCAAGTCACGCCTGCTGCGCCTCGGCGGCAGTCGCGTCACGACCGACGGCGTGCTGGTGATCGAGGCGCGTGAGTACCGGACGCAGGCGCAGAATCGCGTCGCGGCCCGCGAGCGGCTCCGCGCCCTGCTCGAGCAGGCGGCCACCCCACCCCGGCCTCGCCACGCCACGTCGCCCTCGAAGGCCTCGCGCGTGCGTCGGCTCGAATCGAAGCAGAAGCGCAGTGACCTGAAGCGAGACCGTCGCTCGTCGTCTAACGAATGACCTTTGGTCTCGCCCGCGTACACCTTCTGGCGGAACATCATAGCGTTCGACCTTTCCCAGCGCAGCCGGGATCCCAATGCCCGCTGGCGGCGTCCAAGAGGAGTGCTGGGCAAACGTTGCGTATTGCGTATTGCGTATTTGCCTTGTACAAGCATCGAGCCGCCGGAAGTGCCCCCCTTTCCGTGTGCGGCGTCTTTCCTTGAACCTTGGGCGGATCCGATCGGGATACGCGCACTTGTGACGATGGCGCAGATTTCGCAAAGGTCCCGACCGGCTTGGGCTTCCCAGCCCTCAATCGAGCGGGAGCATGAAAAGGGTGGCTATGCAGAAATTCGTGATAGCGGCAACACTGACGTGCGCGGGGATCATGGGCAGCACGGGCGCAAGTGCCGCTCAGTTGAGCCCCTTCAACTTCTCGGTGGCGGGCGGTGGCGTCGCGGGCACGATGACGCACTGGAACGATATCGACATCAACTTTTACGAGCGCGGCGCAGCAGCCGGCCTGTCGAGCCCGGCGTTCATCCCTGACCAGAGGGCGGCTGAACTGAACGCCCAAGTGGAGGACGAGACACCGACGTGGACGCCGGGTCCGATGAGCTTGTTCGCGTTCCCCAGCACCTCCTCGTCGATGGACGACGCGACGACGGCGGACGTGCCCGAGCCTGCAGGCCTGGCGCTGATGGGCTTGGCGCTGTCGAGCGTGGCGCTCGCGATTCGCCGTCGGCCTCGGTCCTGACGACCGTTCGGCACGCAGCCTGGTACCCGGGGACGAGGTAGATGAGACACGGAAACGGAGGTTGCCCTCCATTCCGTGTTTTCTTGTCTTGGCTAGGACCAGCCTGCTCTCGGTAGACCCGGTGCGACTCGGAGCGCATTGGCGTGGTAGATCTTCCGCAGAACCTGGTCGGGCAACTGCATCCCGTACAGCTTCCAGAAGGCGTGGTAGTTCCGGTAGTAGTCGAAGTACTCGTCGCCGGTCTCGAAGACGCGCCAGTAGTACGGGTATTCGCGCGGCTCGTACGCGTCCTTGCCGAACAGGATCCGGTCCCGGTACTTGATGAAGAACTCCCGCGCGGCCCGCGGCTGCCGGCCGAACTCGTAAAGGACCGCTGACACTTCCAGGACCACGTTGGGCATCTGGTCGAGCGCCGCGGCGGCGCGCTTCAGGTCGTGGCCGTAGTAGCCAAAATGCGCGGCGATGTAGCGGGTCTTCGGGTTGGCCGCGAACATCCGGTCCCGCTCTCCGAGCAATTCGTCGAACGAGGGTTGTCCGGGAGCGTTGTTGCGACGGCTCGGGAAGAGCGCGAGCTCGAGCCAGCGCTCGTTCTTGTAATCCATGGAGGAGAAGAACTCCATCGGCTCCGCGGTGTGGATCAGCACCGGGATGTCGAGGCGCGCGCACGCCTGCCAGACGGGATTCATCACCGGATCGTCGAGCCTCAGCCGGCTGCCGTCGCTCTTCTTCGTGGTGAGCCCCAGGTTCTTGAAGATCTTCAGCCCGATGGCGCCGGCCTTCACCGAGGCCTCGAGGTCGGCGACCGCCTTGTCGGCCCAGCCCGGCGCGTCGGCTCGCTCCCAGTCCACGTTGGCGAACACACGGAAGCGATCCGGGTACTTGCTCGCCTTGATGTAGTCGGTCTTCTGACGAATCGACTCGGGACTGCTGCCGCCACTCAGGTTGACGAGCACGCGCACGTTCATGGCATCGAGTTCGCCGACTAGTCGTTCGATCGTGTCCGGCGTCGGGCCGGTGTGACTGTGAATGTCCACGACCGGGAACTTCGCCTTCGGCACCAGGTGCTGCTCGGTCACCAGCGTCGATCGGGGCCGGTAATCGAGGATGCTGGGCGGCGGGAACTCCGGTTTCTGGCACCGGCCGACGCGGACCTCCGTCGTGCCTGGCGGACACTCGCCGCTGGCGTCGGGTGGCTGCGAGGGAGCCCCGCCACCACGTGGCTGGGCGACGACGCCAAGCGTCACGCCGACGATGGCGAGAGTGATGGCGCCAACCAGGGGAGAGCGAACACGGGACATGTGCTGCACTTTACCCCGCCCGGCAGGGAGACGAGCGTGCGGCGGCGCGGCCGCGCAGTGCGGGGCGCCGAGCAGGGATCCCGCTGACGGCCGCCATGGACGCCTGCCGCACGAGAGCGACATCATCGTCGTCACCCGTGCCCCGGCCGCCTCGGACGGGGTACGCTTTCGCTGTGGAAACCCATGACCCCCTGAGCGTGGGCCGCCGGCTCGGCGAGATCCGGGAAGGCCTGCTGCGTCTGCACCAGAGCCTTCTCGATTGGCAGCGGCGCGCCCACGAGCGACTGCACGGCCGCATGTCGGCGACCGAGCTGTTGCAGGTGCTGTTACACGACCCGGAGTTCGCGTGGCTGCGACCGATCTCCGAGATCATCGTCCACATCGACCAGATGCTCGCCGACGAGGGCACGGCCGACGAGGACGCGATCCTCGTGCAGGTCCGCGCCCTCGCCTCGCCGGACGCCGACGGCACGCCGTACGCCCAGCGCTATCTGCAGGCCATCCAGGAATCGCCCGACGCCGTCCTCGCCCACAAGGACCTGCTCGCGTTGTTGCGTCGCCAGCGCGCACCACGGTGAGAGACGACAACGGCCGCGCCCCCTGGGGAACGCGGCCACCACTTGAGGCTTGAGGCTTGACGCTTGAGGCTTGAGGCTTGAGGCTTCAGGTCTCAGGTCTCAGGTCTCAGGCAAGAAGGTCCGGCGAGCGGGCCTGCCAATCGAGAAGGCGGACGGAAGGTAGGGCCGGCGTTCCAAGCCCGGCCCCGATCCCGATCCGTGATACCCGGTGCCCGGTGCCCGGTGCCCGGTATTTCCTCAGAACAGGAACTTCACCGTGAAGAACCCCGTCGTGCCCGGGTCGAACAGATCCGCCATGCGGTAGCGCGGGTCGTAAGCGTTGCTGCCGTCCGGCGACGCCAGAATCCGCGCGTTGTAGTCGTAGCCCTGCGACAAATCGACGTCGCTCAGAGAGACCGCCGACGACGCGCGCGGTGCGCCGGCGCCGCGATTCAGGTAGTTGAACTCGTGCCGCGTCGCCTTCTGGTTGAAAACGTTGAGCACGTTGAGTTCGAAGCGCATGCGTTTGTTGTTGCTGCCGACGTTGAATTCCTGCGAGAGCAGCATGTCTGTCCGTGACAGCACTGGCGTGCGCCCCATGTCGCCGCGGCCGTTGACGAACAGTGGCGTCTGGTTGGCGGAGTTGACGTAGGTCGTGAGCGGCGTGCCGCTACCGGCGTATAAAAACGCCCCAAGCTGGGTACCGAACGGCAGCATGTAGCTGCCATAGAGCTTGACGACGTGCGGGCGATCGGTCGGCAGGCGGCCGAGCACGTCGAGCGTCCCGTGTGAATCCCAGAAGATCTCGTCGATGTCCCAGGCACGGTTGGCGTTGCCACCGGGGCGGGCGACGCTGCCGGCCTGCTGCTGCGCCGTCGTCGAGGTCACGTTGGTCGTCGGCGTGTTGACTTCCTCGGACGCGGCAAGGCCCGAGTAGTTGCCGTACAGCCGGCTGTAGACGTAGCTCGCGCTCCAGAAGTAGTTGTTCGAGTAGCGCTTGTTCACCGTGAACTCGAGCGCGTCGTACTGGCGCTTCGGCTCCGGCACCAGGTACCCAAGCGGCGTCGCGCCGGAGGGGAACTGGATGGTCGCGAGGCCACGTCCCGGGTTGCCGATGATGTACGTCTCGTCGCCATTCGCATCGACGGCGCCGATGTCCTCGATGGTCTGCGACAAGTTGTTGTGGACGTAGTGCGCACCCACGGTGATGTTGCCACCGAGCTGAAACTCGGTGCCGATGCTCGTGCTGTCCTGATACATCGGCTTGATATCGGGATCGGTGGAATCGAAATTCGGGACGCGACGATCACGGAAACTGCCAGGTACTACCCACAAATCCGCGCCGGGCATGTTCGACAGGTTCAGGTTGCTGACGTCGGTCGTCTCCAGGCCTCGGTAGTAGATCTGCCACGTGTCGCCACCGTAGGACCCGCGCGACAACTCGTACTTGGTCCAGTCGTAGTAGCGGCCCCAGCTGCCGTAGACCTTGAAGCGGCCGTCGCCACGCACGTCGTAGCTCGCGCCGAGGCGGGGCGCCATCTTGTCACCGAAGCCGAACTCCATCGCCGGAACACCTTCCCGGAACGACGGCACGGTCTCGCTCTCGGTCCGCAGCCCGAGGTTGAGCGTCAGCTTGTTCGCAATTGTCCACTGATCCTGCACGTACAGCGAGTAGATGTCGGCGCCGGCCTCGCCCTGCACGCCGCGGTTGTTCACCGCGTAGTAGCCGTAGGTGCCCCGCCCTTGGTTCGCCCCGGTGGGTGCAACGAAGTTGCTGTCCCAGAAGATGTCAACATACCCGCCCGGGTACACCTGGTTGGCATCGTTGATGGTCTTCTGCCAGCCGAACCCGCCCCGCAGGTTGTGCGCGCCGGCGGCGGTGAACGCATGGTTGTAGTCGGCGTTGACGAAGCCGCGCTTGGTCGTGTCGTTCTCCACGATCAACGCGCGTGGCGTGTTCTGCGTGCCCTTCGGGCCCTGCGCGCTGGGCGGGACGCCGGCCATTCCAATGTTCGAGATCTGGTAGATGTAGTTGGTCGTGTTCGGGATGCCCGTGTCCTCGTAGTTGTCGTGGAAGTAGCCGCCACGCACCGAGAAGAACGACGACGAGCTCAGCGCCACGTCCACATTGCCGGTCGTGCTCACCTGCATCGCCTTGAAGCCGCGTTCGAGGTTGACCTGGTTGGCGGCAAACGAGCTGGTGATGACGTCACGGCCGGAGCCGTCGTACGCAGGCAGCGTGCCCTCCGAGGTCGTCGGCGTGAACAGCACCGAACCCGACGACGTCACGCGCCCGGCGCGGTGGGTCACCTTGCCGAACGCCTGGGTGTAGGTCTGCGTCCGCTCGATCTCGCCAGGCTCGGTGCCATTGCTGAACAGGTACGAGTTGGTGCGGCGCGCGAATCGCGGCGAATAGGACGCGAAGAAGAACAGCTTGTCACGCAGAATCGGGCCGCCGATCGATCCGCCAAGCTCGTTCTTGTGATCGGGCTGCTTGTTGTCCTGGAAGTAGTTGACGGTCACCTCATCGCTCGGGTCGAGCACGAGCCGCTTCACCGGGCCGGCGGACAGCGGCGAGCCCTCGTAGTAGTAGTGACCCTCGCCGCGGAAGGTGTTGCCGCCCGACTTGGTCACGGCGCTGATCACCCCGCCGAGCGCGCCGCCGTACTCCGCGCCGATGCCCGCCGTCTTGACCTGCACCTCCTGCAGGAACTCGAACACCGTGTTCTGCCGCGATCGCCCGTCCACCAGGCTGTTGGTGACGACGCCGTCGACGGTGAACGCGTTCTCCGCGCCGCTCGCGCCATTGACCTGGAAGCCGCCTTCGATCTCGCCCGAGTTCACCGACGGCGCCGTCAAAGCGATCGACTGGAAGCTCCGGCCCTTCGGCATGCGATCGATTTCCTCCTCGCGCACGTTGTGGGCGACGAGGGTGCTGCGGACGTCGATATCCTGGGGCGCAGCCGAGACCTGTACCACTTCGGTCAGGTCACCGACCTTGAGCTGGGTATCGATCTTGATGGTCTTGCCGAGCGTGATCGCGACGTCGGGAATCTCGGACTTCGCGAAGCCGGACAACTCGATGACCATCGCGTAGCGGCCCGGGTCCAGATCAGGCACGTTGTAGACGCCGTCGCCGCTGGTCACGACCGACTTCACGGCGCCGGAGCCCTTGTTCGTAATGGTGACCGTGGTGCCGGGAAGCACCGCGCCACTGGTATCGGTGACCGTGCCGGTCAGCCCGCCGAAGCGCTCCTGCGCGCTGAGCGGGCGGGGGAGCAGCAGGAGCACGGCTGCTGCGGCGGTCAGGAATCTGCCCGCGAAATGCATGTCGTCCCTTCCTGCGGCCGTTCTGCGGCCGCGAAAGACGGACGTCCGCCCATGCTCACCAGAGCCGGGGCGACGACACCCGTCGCCACGCGCAGAGCACGTGACGGGGCACAAGGAGAGCAACTCGTGAGCCGGGATCCGCGAGCTGGGGCGCTCTCGGGATGACTCATCACGCAGCTTGGACGGGCCGCGGTCGATGGGTGGTGGAGTGGAGGGCTACTCTGACGAATGGCAGATCGTGGCCGGCGGCTTCGCAGGGTCCGTGGCGAACGGGACGTGCCTGTGGTTCAACTTTCCGGAGATCCAGCCCAGCCTGCACCAACGTCATGGATTTCCGCGCGGCCACAGCGGTCACTGCGGGCCCGACGAGAGTTCCTGCGCGACCTGTCGTCCGGCTATGCGCGCGTCCTGCGTGTCCACGCGATCCTTCTGCCACTCGTCGCCGATGGCACGGTAGAAAGCGGCGAACGCCGTGGCGGTTGTGATGCCAGGATCCGCTGCCACCTCGAGCACGTGCCTGAGTTCGTGGCCGAGTGTGATGAGTTGACGATCCTCGGCGTCCTCGAGCGTGGTCCAGCCCTCGTCGCCGTACAGGGTCACCATGAGCCACCGCCGTCCGTCCGCGCCGATGCCCATGAACCCCATGCTGCCGGCGAGATCGCCCGGTCTCCTGGGCGTCGACCTGACATACACCACCACATCCGTGCGGGAGAGTTCGTCGAGCAACTTTCCGATGGTGCGTGACCGCATCACGCCCCTGGCGATCAGGGCCTCCACCCGCCTGTCCATGGGCCGCACTTGCGCGAGCGCGTCCGAGGCAAGGACGGGACGTGCGGACTGCGGTAAGGACAAGACGGTCGCGACCAGCACGCTCATGCGTGCGGCGCGTGAGGCCAAAGTGGTCATGCCACTTGTACGACTCAGTCGGTTCGTTTGTTCACTTTGTTAGAAAAGAAAATAGTAGAGCCGAGTATGACTCAAATGCTCGAGCTTGTGGTCGTACCTTTGGGGCGTCGTCGCAACGCCGGAATGCCGCCAATGCTGGCCTTTCAGCCCGGGTGTAGGCGTCGAGCTTGCTCGACGCTGCCGCGCGACTGCATGACCTCCGAACCCCAAGCTGGGACAGCCGGCGCTCCAGGGCGCGAACTCGCGCGCTCTGGTAGCGGCCCGCTGTCCCAGCGGGCCGTGTCGTCCGACGGCAGGACGCCGACGTGGCAGCTCGGCGCTACCAGGGCCGACATCGAGAGCAGCACCGCAGCGCGTCCTGCGACACAAGCCGCGCTCAATTGAGGTAGGGTGACAGCGCATGGACGCAGGGTCTTCGGCTCGAGTGGAGGAGGCGCGTGTTCAAACCGTCTCCACGGACGTCGACGTCAAGTTCAGACGATTGCTCGACCGCCTCGCGCCGCTCGTGCGCGACGGGCTCATCGTGGCGTTTTCAGGCGGCGTCGACAGCGCGTTTCTGCTTTGGGCTGCCGATCGAGCGCGCCAGGCACATGGCGGCAGGGTGCTCGCGCTCACCGCAGTGTCGGCCAGCATGGCGACGGTCGAGCGCGACGATGCTCGTGATTTCGCGATGCGCCTCGGCGTCGAGCATCTGTGGCAGGAGAGCCTCGAGGTCTCGAACCCGGCCTACGTCGCCAACGACGGCTCGCGCTGCTACCACTGCAAGAGCGAACTCTTCCGGATCGGCGGCAATGTCGCGCGCGAACGCGGCTACGGCGCGCTTGCCTATGGCTACAACTTTTCCGATCGCGGCGACACGCGCCCGGGGCATCGCGCCGCACTCGAGAACGACGTGGTCTCGCCGCTGGCCGACGCCGAACTGACCAAGGACGACATCCGCGTCCTTCTGCGCGCGCATGGGTTGCCACTTGCCGACAAGCCCGCGAGCCCGTGCCTGAGTTCGCGGCTCATGACCGGTGTCGCGGTCACCCCCGGCAAGCTGGCCGATGTCGAAGCGCTCGAGGCGTTGCTGCGTACCGGCGGGCTTCGCGTCTTCCGCGTGCGGTTGCACGAAGCGGGCGCCCAGAGATTCCTGAGGCTCGAGGTTGCTCCCGACGAACTGTCGCGCGCACTCGAACTGCGTGAGGACCTCGTGCGCGAGGGCATCGCGCGCGGCTATCGCTGGGTGACGCTCGACCTCGCGGGCTATCGCATGGGCGGAGGGACCTGAGGCCATGAATCGCGACGAGCTGTCGAGGCTCCTTGAAGCGGTCGCCTGCGGAGCCGTGAAACCGGCCGTGGCGGCAGACCAGTTGGCTGGCGGGCCGTTTCGCAGTACCGAGCTCGAGTTCGCCACCCTCGACCACCATCGCAGCCTGCGCCATCGCATGGGCGAGGTGGTCTACGGCGAGGGAAAGACCGCCGCGCAGTGCGTGGCGATCGCCGAACGTCTCGCGGCCACCGGCACGCCGGTGCTCGTGACGAGACTCGATGCCGAGCGGAGCGCGGCCCTGCGCCAACATTTTCCTGAGGGGCGCGAGAATCGCTCTGCGCGTACGTTCATCGCCAATGCTCCGGCCGTCAAAGGTTCGTCGAGCGGTGAGCCGTTCGTGGCGATCATCGCCGCAGGCACCAGCGATCTTGCGGTGGCAGAAGAGGCGGCTGAAGTGTGTGTCGCGAGCGAGACGGCGTTTGAACGTATCTGCGACGTCGGCGTGGCGGGCTTGCACCGTCTGCTCCACAAGATTCCCGAAATCCAACAGGCGTCGGCGCTCGTCGTCGTGGCCGGCATGGAAGGAGCGCTTCCGAGTGTCGTCGCGGGGCTCGTCGGCCGACCGCTGTTCGCAGTGCCGACGAGTGTTGGCTATGGCGCAAGCTTCGGAGGGCTTGCGGCGTTGCTGGCGATGCTCAACTCGTGCGCGCCGGGCGTGACTGTCGCCAACATCGATAACGGTTTCTCGGCGGCGTACGCCGCCTGCAATGTCGCCCACCTCGTGCGCGAGGCGCGCCTCGAAGGCGCACGGCGGGAGTCGCTGTGACCCGGAGCTTGTTTCTCGAGAGCGTCGCTGGAATCGCTGGCGACATGTTCGCGGCCGCTTTTCTGGACGCGGGCCTCGTGACGCGCGAGCAGCTCGAGCGGCTTCCGGCCGAACTTGGCCTCGAGGGTGTGCGCCTCGATATCACGCATCCCATCAAGGCGACGATGCGCGCGACGCACGTGCTGGTGACAGCCGATGGCGACGCATGGAAGCGCGCGCTCGGCGCAAGCCATGACCATGCGCACGGTGCCGTCGGTGTGATGTCGCCCAGTGGTGCGGCCGAGGACGAGTGGAGCGTCACGAAGGGCGCGTCGATCGACGACAACCCTGGACACCTCCTGAGCGCGAGTGGGCATGCGCATGCCCACTCGCACGCGCATGCCCACTCGCACGAGCCGGGGCACTGGCATACGCATTACCGCGACCTCGACGCGTTTCTCGAGCGCTCGCGCCTCGAGCCCGCCGTCAGGCAGCTGGCGCGCGACGTCTTTGGCGTGATTGCACGGGCCGAAGCCGAGGCGCACGGGATGAGCGTCGACGAGATCGCCTTTCATGAAGTGGGCGCGGTTGACTCGGTGCTCGACGTGGTGATGTCGGCCTTCTGTGTCGTGCGCTCGCAAGTCGATGCGATTTACGCGACACCGGTGAAGCTTGGCCGTGGCGTGATCACGATTCAGCACGGCACGCACCCGGTGCCACCGCCCGCATCGGCGCGCATCGTACTCGGCATGCCGGTGGCGGCGGTGCCCGAGGCGATCACGCGCCCGAACGTCGAGCTGTCGACGCCGACGGGCCTTGCGATCCTGAAGGCGCTCAACGTGCAGTTTGTCGACGCGATGCCCTCGGGCAAGCCCGTCGCGCAGGGCATGGGCGCGGGTACGATGG includes:
- a CDS encoding MFS transporter, coding for MRGLRWYIGGLLFLSTVVNYIDRQTLSVLAPELKKLYGWTNSDFARVLIAFRVAYAVGQTIAGRVIDHLGTRRGLSVGVAWYSLAAISTAWANGLGSFMAARFALGLGEAGNWPGATKAVSEWFPRRESGWAVALFDSGSSVGAAIAPWLVLSLYATFGSWRPAFIITGALGFLWMALFLVLYRKPEDHPLITEEERDMILRDRNQVDPAENAGGEALPYATLLRLPQTWGYIVSKSFTDPVWFFITDWFAIYLVSRGFSVEEGLLAFWVPFLAADAGNFFGGGVSSWLIKRGWSVGAARKAIGVIGTVGMTLLVPTIFVDTLPAIIACFAVSTFAYAAFSTVILNLPADLFAPPSVASVSGMGGTGAGLGTIAAIYVTGRVADHYSFAPIMVGASVLPLVALVAMLALVRNTEATRRGLVREV
- a CDS encoding PEP-CTERM sorting domain-containing protein, which codes for MKRVAMQKFVIAATLTCAGIMGSTGASAAQLSPFNFSVAGGGVAGTMTHWNDIDINFYERGAAAGLSSPAFIPDQRAAELNAQVEDETPTWTPGPMSLFAFPSTSSSMDDATTADVPEPAGLALMGLALSSVALAIRRRPRS
- a CDS encoding amidohydrolase family protein; amino-acid sequence: MSRVRSPLVGAITLAIVGVTLGVVAQPRGGGAPSQPPDASGECPPGTTEVRVGRCQKPEFPPPSILDYRPRSTLVTEQHLVPKAKFPVVDIHSHTGPTPDTIERLVGELDAMNVRVLVNLSGGSSPESIRQKTDYIKASKYPDRFRVFANVDWERADAPGWADKAVADLEASVKAGAIGLKIFKNLGLTTKKSDGSRLRLDDPVMNPVWQACARLDIPVLIHTAEPMEFFSSMDYKNERWLELALFPSRRNNAPGQPSFDELLGERDRMFAANPKTRYIAAHFGYYGHDLKRAAAALDQMPNVVLEVSAVLYEFGRQPRAAREFFIKYRDRILFGKDAYEPREYPYYWRVFETGDEYFDYYRNYHAFWKLYGMQLPDQVLRKIYHANALRVAPGLPRAGWS
- the arfB gene encoding alternative ribosome rescue aminoacyl-tRNA hydrolase ArfB, translated to MIAVSDTIVLHERDLEERFVRASGPGGQNVNKVATAVQLRVDVAATSLPTPVKSRLLRLGGSRVTTDGVLVIEAREYRTQAQNRVAARERLRALLEQAATPPRPRHATSPSKASRVRRLESKQKRSDLKRDRRSSSNE
- a CDS encoding TonB-dependent receptor, producing MHFAGRFLTAAAAVLLLLPRPLSAQERFGGLTGTVTDTSGAVLPGTTVTITNKGSGAVKSVVTSGDGVYNVPDLDPGRYAMVIELSGFAKSEIPDVAITLGKTIKIDTQLKVGDLTEVVQVSAAPQDIDVRSTLVAHNVREEEIDRMPKGRSFQSIALTAPSVNSGEIEGGFQVNGASGAENAFTVDGVVTNSLVDGRSRQNTVFEFLQEVQVKTAGIGAEYGGALGGVISAVTKSGGNTFRGEGHYYYEGSPLSAGPVKRLVLDPSDEVTVNYFQDNKQPDHKNELGGSIGGPILRDKLFFFASYSPRFARRTNSYLFSNGTEPGEIERTQTYTQAFGKVTHRAGRVTSSGSVLFTPTTSEGTLPAYDGSGRDVITSSFAANQVNLERGFKAMQVSTTGNVDVALSSSSFFSVRGGYFHDNYEDTGIPNTTNYIYQISNIGMAGVPPSAQGPKGTQNTPRALIVENDTTKRGFVNADYNHAFTAAGAHNLRGGFGWQKTINDANQVYPGGYVDIFWDSNFVAPTGANQGRGTYGYYAVNNRGVQGEAGADIYSLYVQDQWTIANKLTLNLGLRTESETVPSFREGVPAMEFGFGDKMAPRLGASYDVRGDGRFKVYGSWGRYYDWTKYELSRGSYGGDTWQIYYRGLETTDVSNLNLSNMPGADLWVVPGSFRDRRVPNFDSTDPDIKPMYQDSTSIGTEFQLGGNITVGAHYVHNNLSQTIEDIGAVDANGDETYIIGNPGRGLATIQFPSGATPLGYLVPEPKRQYDALEFTVNKRYSNNYFWSASYVYSRLYGNYSGLAASEEVNTPTTNVTSTTAQQQAGSVARPGGNANRAWDIDEIFWDSHGTLDVLGRLPTDRPHVVKLYGSYMLPFGTQLGAFLYAGSGTPLTTYVNSANQTPLFVNGRGDMGRTPVLSRTDMLLSQEFNVGSNNKRMRFELNVLNVFNQKATRHEFNYLNRGAGAPRASSAVSLSDVDLSQGYDYNARILASPDGSNAYDPRYRMADLFDPGTTGFFTVKFLF
- a CDS encoding alkaline phosphatase family protein, whose amino-acid sequence is MAASPGAQVAGGPGAPASQTARFDAPAVRLVLLIAVDQFRPDYLSRFGPPEGGLKTLLTRGAVFTSAYLEHGTTVTAVGHSTMLTGSTPAVSGIIENTWYERATKTTVESITDSTVQIVGAAASGGVGASPRRLLVPTLGDQIKMASAAAPGTPLAPRVIGISLKDRSAILPAGHAADAAYFFRGGRFVTSTYYRPALPAWVEAVNARRIADTYAGKQWTFDGGAHAYPATTGAALDAAVAASPAGNELVLAVATAALEHEQLGQRGVTDVLTVSFSANDSVGHAYGPESPEVRDITHQTDRQLQTLLDEVERRVGLRQTLIAFTADHGVAPRPEAATALRIPGGRFPATVVSDAIESALVAKYGAGPWIEKAPSLANIYLDVALIDGKGLDRAEVRRVAAEAVSRVPHVARVYTRDAILSGAVPRETISERITRGYHRDRSGDLHVLLEPHWIAGGANATHGTPYGYDAHIPLILMGPGIVPGRYRDHVALQDLAQTLAAVLEVEPPSGAQGRVLAEALRTDGGSGANAADPAAAGRTPPAHRRNAP